In Pelorhabdus rhamnosifermentans, one genomic interval encodes:
- a CDS encoding ABC transporter permease — protein sequence MNTNEQIIADRPVYKKNMFKIMRQLGSLLGLVGLCVILSLSSEYFLTVDNIMNIARQSSINCLVALGMLLTILTAGIDLSVGSILALSIVTMGIVVVKLGMSPIIGIIVCLGVGALFGLINGLLLTKLSLPHPFISTMGTMSIARGLALMVTAALPISNFPPVIRFWGESFIGPIPFSFILVLFVYAIFHIVLNYTAIGRYIYAVGGNPEATRLSGINIHHVLLFVYTISGFMSGLAGLLLVGRVNAAYPLAGLDYSSDAIAAVIIGGASFMGGEGTVGGTLIGAMIMAVLRNGLNILSVSSEMQTVAIGVVIILAVYVDVLRHKAAKNAKA from the coding sequence ATGAACACAAATGAACAAATCATAGCGGATCGTCCTGTTTATAAAAAAAATATGTTTAAAATAATGAGGCAGTTAGGCTCATTACTTGGTTTAGTAGGCTTATGTGTTATTTTATCTTTATCGTCGGAGTATTTTTTAACTGTCGATAATATCATGAATATTGCTAGACAATCCTCTATCAATTGTCTAGTTGCATTGGGTATGTTATTGACTATCTTAACTGCTGGGATTGATTTGTCAGTTGGTTCTATCTTAGCTTTAAGTATTGTTACTATGGGGATTGTTGTAGTAAAGCTGGGTATGTCTCCGATTATAGGCATTATTGTTTGCCTTGGGGTAGGTGCACTTTTTGGTTTAATCAATGGTCTTCTCTTAACTAAATTGTCGCTACCCCATCCGTTTATTTCTACAATGGGTACAATGAGTATAGCGCGAGGATTAGCGTTAATGGTTACGGCGGCTTTGCCCATTTCAAATTTTCCACCAGTGATCCGATTTTGGGGGGAGAGTTTTATAGGACCCATACCGTTTAGTTTCATTCTAGTACTTTTTGTATATGCGATTTTTCACATTGTCCTTAATTATACTGCAATTGGCCGGTATATTTATGCAGTAGGTGGTAATCCCGAAGCTACCCGCTTATCTGGAATTAACATTCATCATGTACTGCTTTTTGTGTATACCATCAGCGGATTCATGTCAGGGTTAGCGGGCTTGTTATTAGTTGGACGAGTCAACGCGGCCTATCCGTTAGCGGGTTTGGATTATTCATCAGATGCCATTGCTGCCGTAATTATTGGTGGCGCTAGCTTTATGGGTGGTGAAGGTACAGTAGGGGGTACGTTGATTGGTGCCATGATTATGGCAGTTTTGAGAAATGGTCTTAACATTTTGAGCGTATCTTCTGAAATGCAGACTGTAGCCATTGGTGTTGTTATTATCTTAGCCGTATATGTTGATGTGTTGCGCCATAAAGCTGCTAAAAATGCGAAAGCATAG
- a CDS encoding sugar ABC transporter substrate-binding protein → MKKTTSLFVVLFFMVSLALVGCGASNTVKNQESTMKIGVVVKALNSDYWKTVEAGAKAAGEKYGVNVIVLGPNAETDVTGQISMIEDLVTKKVNALVVAPSQASSAIPVFNKAKENKIPVILADTDADWGDKAAFVGTGNYNGGKIAGEYLAKKLGKNAKIVILRGALGDPTHDERANGCIEALKAAGLEVVAIQPANSERAMGVTVMENIIQSKQSFDGVFATNDEMALGAEQALKAIQNKAPIVGFDGSMDAMSSIQGGELDASIAQSPYNIGFKGVEAAIEAAKGESIEKRIDTGTEVVNIDNIVQKLDELKKLLGK, encoded by the coding sequence ATGAAAAAAACCACAAGTTTATTTGTAGTGTTATTCTTCATGGTGTCCCTAGCCTTAGTTGGTTGTGGTGCTTCAAATACCGTAAAGAATCAAGAATCAACGATGAAAATTGGGGTTGTTGTTAAAGCTTTGAATAGTGATTATTGGAAAACAGTTGAAGCGGGCGCTAAGGCTGCTGGGGAAAAATACGGCGTTAATGTAATAGTTCTAGGACCAAATGCAGAAACTGATGTAACCGGACAAATTTCGATGATTGAAGATCTAGTCACGAAGAAAGTAAACGCTTTAGTTGTGGCACCATCCCAAGCATCTAGTGCGATTCCTGTTTTTAATAAGGCTAAAGAAAATAAAATTCCTGTAATTCTTGCTGATACAGACGCTGACTGGGGCGATAAAGCAGCTTTTGTTGGTACTGGTAATTATAATGGTGGTAAAATCGCAGGCGAATATCTAGCTAAAAAATTAGGTAAAAACGCTAAAATTGTTATTCTGCGTGGTGCTCTTGGTGACCCTACTCATGATGAGCGTGCTAATGGTTGCATTGAAGCATTAAAAGCAGCTGGTTTAGAAGTAGTTGCAATTCAGCCGGCTAATAGTGAACGGGCGATGGGCGTAACGGTTATGGAAAATATTATCCAAAGCAAACAAAGTTTTGATGGTGTCTTTGCGACGAACGATGAAATGGCGCTGGGGGCTGAACAGGCCTTGAAAGCGATTCAGAATAAGGCTCCCATAGTAGGTTTCGACGGATCTATGGATGCCATGTCTTCTATTCAGGGAGGAGAATTAGATGCCTCCATTGCCCAGAGTCCATATAACATTGGTTTTAAAGGTGTAGAAGCCGCAATTGAAGCAGCTAAAGGTGAAAGCATTGAAAAGCGTATTGACACAGGTACAGAAGTAGTTAATATAGACAACATTGTGCAAAAACTTGATGAATTGAAAAAATTATTAGGAAAGTAG
- a CDS encoding NAD(P)H-dependent oxidoreductase, which yields MKIIVLNGSPKGPASVTMQYVDFMRKKNSQHDFEIIHIAQQIRQIETSERFNEIIAAIKGADGILWAFPVYICLVHAHYKRFIELITERVAESAFQGKHTALLTTSIHFHDHTAHNYLHGICDDLDMKVYGSFSAGMHDLFNEQERKKLVQFSKGFFDAIDRDAPSSKVYAPLISPAFEYHPGANSAVLDSKGHKVLIVTDVENKQTNLSRMIERVSALFKEQVEVINLHHIDIKGSCLGCIRCGYDNTCCYQGKDGFIDFYNNKIKAADVLIFAGAVHDRYLSSLWKTFFDRAFFNTHIPSLAGKQIAFLISGPLRQLPNLRQIMEAYTQWQQANLVDFVTDEAYDSLAIDQLLDELAQRSLDDAKCQYIKPATFLGVGGRKIFRDEIWGKIRFPFATDHRFYKQSGFYDFPQQDYATRVRNLFLSSMIKIPVIRKKIYNKMMITKMIEPYQRLIAKL from the coding sequence ATGAAAATTATTGTTCTTAATGGCAGTCCAAAAGGGCCGGCGAGTGTTACGATGCAGTATGTTGATTTCATGCGGAAGAAAAATTCTCAGCATGATTTTGAAATCATTCATATTGCTCAGCAGATTCGACAAATAGAAACGAGTGAGCGATTCAATGAAATCATTGCAGCAATAAAGGGTGCTGACGGTATATTATGGGCTTTTCCTGTATATATTTGTTTAGTACACGCTCATTACAAGCGGTTTATTGAGCTCATCACTGAGCGGGTGGCAGAATCTGCTTTTCAAGGGAAGCACACGGCACTGCTTACGACATCCATTCATTTTCACGATCATACAGCGCACAATTATCTGCATGGCATTTGTGATGATTTGGATATGAAGGTTTATGGTTCCTTTTCAGCTGGTATGCATGATTTATTTAATGAACAAGAACGAAAAAAGTTAGTGCAATTTTCAAAAGGCTTTTTTGATGCTATTGATCGGGATGCACCGAGTAGCAAGGTGTATGCGCCGCTTATCAGTCCAGCATTTGAATATCACCCTGGGGCGAATTCGGCTGTTTTAGATTCTAAAGGTCATAAAGTTCTGATTGTCACAGATGTGGAAAATAAGCAAACTAATTTAAGTCGTATGATCGAAAGAGTTTCGGCGCTGTTTAAAGAACAAGTAGAAGTCATCAATTTGCATCATATCGATATTAAAGGCAGTTGTCTGGGCTGTATTCGTTGCGGTTATGACAATACATGCTGTTATCAAGGCAAAGACGGATTTATTGATTTTTATAATAACAAAATAAAAGCCGCCGACGTTTTGATTTTTGCCGGGGCTGTTCATGATCGGTATTTATCTTCATTATGGAAAACTTTTTTTGACAGAGCCTTTTTCAACACGCACATCCCTTCGCTTGCGGGAAAGCAAATTGCTTTTTTAATTAGCGGTCCGTTAAGACAATTACCGAATCTTCGGCAAATTATGGAGGCCTATACGCAGTGGCAACAAGCAAATCTTGTTGATTTTGTGACTGATGAAGCATATGACTCACTTGCAATCGATCAGTTGCTTGATGAATTAGCGCAGCGCAGCCTTGATGATGCAAAATGTCAATATATCAAGCCAGCTACTTTTCTGGGTGTGGGAGGTAGAAAAATTTTTCGCGATGAAATCTGGGGAAAGATACGGTTTCCCTTTGCTACCGATCATCGGTTTTACAAACAAAGTGGATTCTATGATTTTCCCCAGCAGGATTATGCTACGCGCGTACGAAATTTATTCTTAAGTTCCATGATTAAAATTCCAGTGATTCGTAAAAAGATTTATAATAAAATGATGATAACAAAAATGATTGAACCTTATCAAAGGTTAATTGCTAAGCTGTGA
- a CDS encoding TetR/AcrR family transcriptional regulator, whose protein sequence is MTENANQIDMRAVILKQARDLFLSLGYHKTTMRMIAEAAGISTGPLYFYFRNKAEVFYHICREAFDYLLDDLRQAAQSDNHAGLRLRDIYYAYKAFYYREPQLFEIMHLATNPMIGMNLPQTLEETLNKKYQDLVKIMEGVIQEGIVRKELRPVHPRKLALYLYSVAEGVFLTSRMGVLQNCDISLDDMIDTAIDLIGVGMVDFHGSCPRVEGEDRTIG, encoded by the coding sequence ATGACGGAAAATGCTAATCAGATTGATATGCGCGCGGTGATTTTAAAACAAGCGCGTGACCTTTTTTTGTCGCTCGGGTATCATAAAACGACGATGCGAATGATTGCCGAGGCGGCTGGGATTTCTACTGGCCCCCTGTATTTTTATTTTCGCAACAAAGCAGAGGTATTTTACCATATTTGTCGAGAAGCTTTTGATTATCTTCTTGATGATTTACGTCAGGCTGCTCAGAGTGATAACCATGCGGGCCTAAGGCTGCGGGATATTTATTATGCTTATAAAGCTTTTTATTATCGCGAACCACAGTTGTTTGAGATTATGCATCTAGCGACGAATCCGATGATAGGGATGAATCTTCCGCAAACGTTAGAAGAAACGTTAAATAAAAAATATCAGGATTTAGTTAAGATTATGGAAGGCGTTATTCAAGAGGGGATTGTTCGTAAAGAATTGCGTCCTGTTCATCCGAGAAAATTAGCCTTGTACCTTTATTCGGTGGCTGAGGGGGTTTTTCTTACTAGTCGTATGGGTGTGTTACAAAATTGTGACATTAGCCTGGACGATATGATTGATACAGCGATTGACTTGATTGGTGTAGGCATGGTTGATTTTCACGGAAGTTGTCCTCGTGTCGAAGGAGAAGATCGGACTATTGGCTGA
- a CDS encoding ATP-binding protein, translated as MLRKIVQIDEEKCNGCGLCIGGCHEGALKLINGKAKLVSDSYCDGLGACLPDCPTGAISIVDREAAGFDEEAVKSHLARQGKTLHTPPAGGCPGSMARMIARKAGDNQPSVSPAGSELRQWPCQLKLVPVNAPYFDEAHLLVAADCAAYACADMHAKFMRNKITLIGCPKLDEVNYAEKLADILKLHEIKSLTVVRMEVSCCGGLVNAVKEAIIKSGKMIPWSVAVIGTDGNIRED; from the coding sequence ATGTTAAGAAAAATTGTCCAGATTGATGAAGAAAAATGTAATGGTTGTGGATTGTGCATTGGTGGTTGTCATGAAGGTGCGCTTAAACTGATTAATGGCAAGGCTAAGCTTGTATCAGATTCCTATTGTGATGGCTTAGGAGCCTGTTTGCCTGATTGCCCAACAGGTGCCATTTCTATTGTTGATCGTGAAGCAGCAGGATTTGATGAAGAAGCTGTAAAAAGTCATTTGGCCCGTCAGGGGAAAACGCTTCATACTCCGCCAGCAGGCGGCTGTCCTGGCAGTATGGCGCGGATGATTGCGCGGAAAGCAGGCGATAATCAGCCTAGTGTATCGCCTGCGGGCTCGGAGCTTCGGCAGTGGCCTTGTCAATTGAAACTTGTGCCTGTAAATGCGCCTTATTTTGATGAAGCCCATTTACTTGTTGCTGCTGATTGTGCCGCCTATGCCTGCGCTGATATGCATGCAAAATTTATGCGTAATAAGATTACACTGATCGGCTGTCCAAAACTTGATGAAGTGAACTACGCTGAGAAGTTAGCCGACATACTAAAGTTGCATGAAATTAAAAGTCTTACTGTTGTGCGTATGGAAGTGTCTTGTTGTGGCGGGTTAGTCAATGCCGTAAAAGAAGCCATTATTAAAAGCGGCAAAATGATTCCATGGAGTGTTGCTGTTATCGGTACAGATGGTAATATACGTGAAGACTAA
- a CDS encoding ferredoxin, which yields MKGFVDKDACIGCGLCPGVCPEIFEMDDDGKAKALDKKITDDLVESAKDAEMQCPVNAIKVE from the coding sequence ATGAAAGGTTTTGTTGATAAGGATGCGTGTATAGGTTGTGGATTGTGTCCTGGAGTCTGTCCGGAAATTTTTGAAATGGATGATGACGGAAAGGCCAAAGCATTAGATAAGAAAATTACGGATGATTTAGTTGAGAGTGCGAAAGATGCTGAAATGCAATGTCCTGTCAATGCAATAAAAGTTGAGTAG
- the hcp gene encoding hydroxylamine reductase, with translation MSDMFCFQCEQTAGGKGCTKVGVCGKKPEVAGKQDELTCALIGLARAATNKTPHKAADKIMMQGLFATVTNVNFDFDRIAQLISIAKQEKNRLDSSAQDFPAQDLWTGHEDIVSLRSTLLLGMRGMAAYAWHAAVLGKEDTNVTAWFYKGLRSLGEEHSADEWLGLLMEFGQINLKCMALLDEANTSAYGHPVPTSVPLLVEKGPFIVISGHDLHDLKQLLEQTQGKGINVYTHGEMLPAHAYPELKKYVQLKGNFGTAWQNQQKEFENIQGPVLFTTNCIMPPKASYADRVFTTDVVGYPELQHISDAEGKKDFTSVIDKALELGGWDEDRQFTGINGGTQLMTGFARNAVLGVADKIIEAVKGGAIKHFFLVGGCDGAKPGRNYYTQFVEQTPKDTVVLTLACGKYRFNDLATGEIGGIPRVLDMGQCNDAYSAIQVALALANAFECDVNSLPLTLILSWYEQKAVCILLTLLALGIKNIYIGPSLPAFLSSNVLNILVEKFNLTPISTPEQDLKKILG, from the coding sequence ATGAGTGACATGTTTTGTTTTCAATGTGAACAAACGGCTGGTGGCAAGGGGTGTACTAAAGTAGGTGTTTGTGGCAAAAAACCGGAGGTTGCGGGTAAGCAAGATGAACTGACTTGTGCCCTTATTGGCTTGGCACGCGCGGCAACAAACAAGACGCCTCATAAGGCGGCTGACAAGATTATGATGCAAGGCTTGTTCGCCACAGTGACGAACGTGAACTTTGATTTTGACCGCATTGCGCAATTGATTAGCATAGCAAAACAAGAAAAAAACCGGTTAGACAGCAGCGCACAAGATTTTCCTGCCCAAGATTTATGGACAGGTCATGAGGACATTGTATCACTAAGGTCTACACTGCTCCTTGGCATGCGCGGCATGGCGGCCTATGCTTGGCACGCCGCAGTATTAGGCAAGGAAGATACCAATGTAACAGCGTGGTTTTACAAGGGCTTAAGGTCCCTTGGTGAAGAACATAGTGCAGATGAGTGGCTCGGTCTTCTTATGGAATTTGGACAGATCAATTTAAAATGCATGGCTTTGCTCGACGAGGCCAATACATCAGCCTATGGACATCCTGTACCAACATCTGTTCCGCTGCTTGTGGAGAAGGGACCTTTTATTGTTATCAGCGGACATGATCTGCATGATTTAAAACAATTGCTTGAACAGACTCAGGGTAAGGGGATTAACGTTTATACACATGGTGAAATGCTGCCTGCACATGCTTATCCGGAACTAAAAAAGTACGTCCAATTGAAAGGTAATTTTGGTACAGCTTGGCAAAATCAGCAAAAAGAGTTTGAAAATATTCAGGGACCTGTTTTGTTTACGACGAATTGCATTATGCCGCCTAAAGCGTCTTATGCGGATCGCGTTTTTACTACAGATGTTGTTGGCTATCCTGAACTACAGCACATTTCAGATGCTGAAGGGAAAAAAGATTTTACGTCTGTTATCGATAAAGCCCTGGAACTTGGCGGATGGGACGAAGATCGACAGTTTACAGGCATTAATGGTGGCACTCAGCTTATGACGGGGTTTGCCCGCAATGCTGTGCTTGGAGTGGCGGATAAAATTATCGAAGCCGTAAAAGGAGGAGCTATTAAGCATTTCTTCCTTGTTGGCGGATGTGATGGTGCAAAACCGGGCCGGAATTATTACACCCAATTTGTGGAGCAGACGCCGAAAGATACCGTTGTATTGACTTTGGCGTGCGGTAAGTATCGTTTTAATGATCTTGCTACAGGGGAGATCGGCGGTATCCCTCGTGTTCTTGATATGGGACAATGCAATGATGCTTATTCGGCTATTCAAGTAGCTTTGGCTTTGGCCAATGCATTTGAGTGTGACGTAAACAGTCTGCCCTTAACACTAATACTTTCCTGGTATGAGCAAAAGGCCGTGTGCATTTTACTGACGCTGCTGGCCCTTGGCATTAAGAACATCTATATTGGCCCCTCACTTCCGGCCTTTTTGTCTAGTAATGTACTCAATATTCTTGTGGAAAAATTTAATTTGACACCTATTAGTACGCCAGAGCAAGATCTCAAAAAAATCCTTGGTTAA
- a CDS encoding HD domain-containing protein, producing the protein MNSIASVAVNKMIGYFQNDVKRVNHALKVYGFAKSIAETEALSGERLEILEVAAVLHDIGIKLGEQQYHSSSGKYQEMLGPAVARTLLQEFNLQEKFIERVCYLIGHHHTYSKIAGIDFQILIEADFLVNIFEEDLSKQQIKSIQEKYFKTSAGTAYLDNLYLTKAEN; encoded by the coding sequence GTGAATAGTATAGCTAGTGTTGCGGTGAATAAAATGATTGGCTACTTTCAAAATGATGTAAAAAGAGTGAATCATGCCTTAAAAGTATATGGTTTTGCTAAAAGTATTGCAGAAACTGAAGCGTTATCAGGAGAGAGACTGGAAATACTTGAGGTTGCTGCTGTCTTACACGATATTGGTATAAAGCTTGGCGAACAACAATATCATTCTTCGTCTGGAAAATATCAAGAAATGCTGGGCCCGGCAGTGGCTCGAACTTTACTTCAGGAATTCAATCTTCAGGAAAAATTTATTGAAAGAGTGTGTTATCTTATTGGTCATCATCACACTTATTCAAAAATAGCGGGGATTGATTTTCAAATCCTCATTGAGGCCGATTTTTTAGTCAATATTTTTGAAGAGGATCTTTCAAAACAGCAAATTAAATCCATTCAAGAGAAGTATTTTAAAACATCCGCCGGAACGGCTTATTTGGATAACCTATATCTTACTAAAGCTGAGAATTGA
- a CDS encoding M20 family metallopeptidase, translating into MNKNRLDEIIDEKQELFIAASDQIWNYAETKFQEVQSAETLCLLLAKEGFEIEKGIAELSTAFVATFGSGSPVVALLGEYDALSGLSQKAGVAHKEAIVEGGNGHGCGHQLLGTGSLAAAVAVKKYLEENHIKGTIRYYGCPGEEGGSGKAFMARAGVFDDVDVALTWHPLSYNAVWSTYFLANYQVAFKFHGKSAHAASAPHVGRSALDAVELMNIGVNYLREHIIQEARVHYAVTNTGGVSPNVVQAEAEVLYLVRAPKLNQVQEIYERVCDIAKGAALMTGTVCEIIFEKACSNYIPNLRLEQLLHANLQEVGVPQLDEAEKNFAQEIKSTLSEQDLNNDLHMAELLMGKQDPELLSLIKNQEVSDVILPYAHAASLLPGSSDVGDVSWIVPTAQFSVACNVMGTPGHSWQMVAQGRAGLAHKGMLIAGKVLARTALDVFWHPGVVAEAKNELKQTLGGECYVSPIPPEVKPKFSEQ; encoded by the coding sequence ATGAATAAAAACCGATTAGACGAGATTATTGATGAAAAGCAAGAATTGTTTATTGCAGCAAGTGATCAGATTTGGAACTATGCCGAAACAAAATTTCAGGAGGTTCAATCAGCTGAAACTTTGTGCCTTCTTTTAGCCAAAGAAGGGTTTGAAATAGAAAAAGGTATTGCCGAACTTTCCACGGCTTTTGTCGCCACATTTGGCAGCGGATCACCTGTTGTTGCACTTCTTGGCGAATATGACGCTTTGTCAGGATTGAGTCAAAAAGCTGGTGTGGCACACAAAGAAGCAATTGTTGAAGGAGGCAACGGTCATGGCTGCGGCCATCAGTTATTAGGCACAGGTTCGTTAGCTGCGGCAGTGGCTGTTAAAAAGTATCTGGAAGAAAATCATATAAAAGGAACGATTCGTTATTATGGGTGCCCAGGTGAAGAGGGTGGTTCAGGCAAGGCTTTTATGGCTAGAGCGGGTGTTTTTGATGATGTCGATGTGGCATTAACTTGGCATCCTTTATCCTATAACGCTGTTTGGTCTACTTATTTTCTAGCTAACTATCAAGTAGCTTTCAAATTTCATGGAAAAAGTGCTCATGCGGCCTCAGCTCCCCATGTGGGAAGAAGTGCTTTGGATGCCGTTGAATTAATGAATATAGGTGTGAATTATTTACGCGAACATATTATTCAGGAAGCTCGTGTCCATTATGCTGTAACAAATACAGGCGGTGTATCCCCCAATGTCGTTCAGGCAGAAGCCGAAGTGCTCTATTTAGTGCGAGCGCCAAAATTAAATCAAGTTCAGGAAATATATGAACGCGTCTGTGATATTGCTAAAGGAGCAGCTCTCATGACAGGCACAGTATGTGAAATCATATTTGAAAAAGCCTGCTCAAATTATATTCCCAATCTTCGGCTGGAACAGCTGCTACATGCCAATTTACAGGAAGTAGGTGTTCCACAGCTTGATGAAGCTGAAAAAAACTTCGCTCAGGAAATTAAAAGTACACTGTCTGAACAAGATTTAAATAACGATTTACATATGGCAGAACTTTTAATGGGCAAACAGGATCCCGAACTTTTAAGTCTGATAAAAAACCAGGAGGTGTCAGATGTCATTTTACCGTATGCTCACGCTGCATCATTGTTGCCAGGTTCCAGCGATGTAGGCGATGTCAGCTGGATTGTTCCGACAGCTCAGTTCAGTGTGGCCTGCAATGTCATGGGTACGCCGGGCCATTCGTGGCAGATGGTGGCCCAGGGGAGAGCCGGTTTAGCGCATAAGGGTATGCTCATTGCCGGGAAAGTGCTGGCAAGGACGGCTTTGGATGTTTTCTGGCACCCAGGAGTGGTAGCAGAAGCGAAAAACGAATTGAAGCAAACGCTGGGCGGTGAGTGCTATGTCTCGCCGATTCCGCCTGAGGTGAAACCAAAGTTCAGTGAACAATAG
- a CDS encoding nitroreductase family protein, with protein MLEQIAQWKSVRKFLPQPVEREKILAIMRAGRRAPSWKNIQSWKFIAMTGDEDKEVLAAGFSMKKLITKAPAVILCVGTLKSWERSHQRDCLKELLANTGIILESEEIEKKFLNNDIAKSFAQKNSSLVARTFENIGIAYGFMILEAMNQGLGACIVGEIANELAEVDSIKYQKIKSQFGLDDSEIITAAIILGYPAQESVVSPRKSEEEIFEFRQ; from the coding sequence ATGTTAGAACAAATTGCTCAGTGGAAAAGTGTTCGAAAATTTTTACCTCAGCCTGTGGAAAGAGAAAAAATTTTGGCTATCATGCGCGCAGGACGCCGAGCACCTTCATGGAAAAATATTCAGTCATGGAAGTTTATTGCCATGACTGGGGACGAAGATAAGGAAGTGCTTGCCGCTGGATTTTCTATGAAAAAGCTTATCACTAAGGCTCCGGCCGTTATTTTATGTGTAGGCACGTTAAAATCATGGGAACGTAGCCATCAGCGGGACTGCTTAAAAGAATTGCTTGCAAATACAGGAATTATTTTGGAAAGTGAAGAAATTGAGAAAAAATTTTTAAATAATGATATAGCTAAATCGTTTGCCCAAAAAAATTCTTCCCTAGTTGCCCGAACGTTTGAGAATATAGGCATCGCCTATGGATTCATGATTCTCGAGGCTATGAATCAAGGGCTTGGGGCGTGTATTGTTGGAGAAATTGCCAACGAATTAGCAGAAGTGGATAGCATAAAATATCAGAAAATTAAATCCCAATTTGGCTTGGATGATTCGGAAATAATTACTGCCGCCATTATTTTAGGCTATCCAGCACAAGAATCAGTCGTAAGTCCACGCAAATCGGAAGAAGAAATTTTTGAGTTTCGTCAGTAA
- a CDS encoding DUF6125 family protein has protein sequence MEQNVNVEKLSQQELAKLAMDMFHRTLVHHVFWFKEVEHQLGFEKALEMMGSVYEKSMGIQLNRLGKLFGFKLVDGIPEPLLDMPKDKLTELIEILGLNWLAGDGIWFQAVESKEGMLDAKRCNDSCWAWFAPFEAWSIKRFLELPDQPGIEGLKAALKLRLYAKINVQSIIDEGPNRILFQMNDCRVQSARKSKGLIDYPCKSAGLVEYKTFAQAIDKRIKTECIGCPPDDHPQEWFCAWRFSIE, from the coding sequence ATGGAGCAGAATGTGAATGTTGAAAAATTGAGTCAGCAGGAATTGGCTAAATTAGCGATGGACATGTTCCATCGGACACTTGTCCATCACGTATTTTGGTTTAAAGAGGTGGAACATCAGCTCGGTTTTGAAAAAGCACTGGAAATGATGGGATCAGTCTATGAAAAAAGCATGGGCATTCAATTAAATCGCTTGGGGAAACTTTTTGGGTTTAAACTTGTTGACGGTATCCCTGAACCTTTGCTTGACATGCCAAAGGACAAGCTGACTGAGTTAATTGAAATTTTAGGATTGAACTGGTTGGCTGGTGATGGAATTTGGTTTCAAGCCGTAGAGTCTAAGGAGGGAATGCTTGATGCTAAACGCTGTAATGATTCCTGTTGGGCTTGGTTTGCTCCCTTTGAGGCATGGTCAATTAAACGTTTTTTAGAACTGCCTGATCAGCCTGGCATTGAGGGACTCAAAGCGGCGCTCAAACTGCGTCTTTACGCGAAAATCAATGTACAGTCTATTATTGATGAAGGCCCGAATCGTATTTTATTTCAGATGAATGACTGCCGAGTTCAGTCGGCTAGAAAAAGTAAGGGACTTATCGATTATCCTTGCAAGTCAGCGGGACTTGTCGAATATAAGACGTTTGCTCAGGCCATTGATAAGAGAATTAAAACGGAATGTATCGGTTGCCCGCCTGATGATCATCCCCAGGAATGGTTTTGTGCTTGGCGATTTAGTATTGAATGA
- the cobO gene encoding cob(I)yrinic acid a,c-diamide adenosyltransferase: protein MSALQSHETTIEKRGLVLVITGNGKGKTTAAFGQALRAIGQGYKVCVIQFMKGMKYGEVLAAEKYFPDLKIIQSGLDSFVMRDNPTPIDIELAKQGLEKAREIIQSKAYDMVILDEINVAADFHLIPEEEILELIRNKPTELDLLLTGRYASDKIKDLADTVSEVMEIKHHYNEGIKGRAGIEY, encoded by the coding sequence ATGTCAGCGTTGCAATCTCATGAGACAACCATAGAGAAGCGTGGCTTAGTGCTCGTTATTACAGGGAATGGTAAAGGCAAAACAACGGCTGCGTTTGGGCAGGCATTGCGAGCAATTGGACAAGGATACAAGGTATGTGTGATTCAATTTATGAAGGGGATGAAGTATGGAGAAGTTTTGGCGGCAGAAAAATATTTCCCGGATTTAAAAATTATCCAATCTGGCCTTGATAGTTTCGTCATGCGGGATAATCCAACTCCAATAGATATTGAGCTTGCCAAACAAGGTCTTGAAAAGGCCAGAGAAATTATTCAAAGCAAAGCATATGATATGGTCATATTAGATGAGATTAATGTTGCTGCTGATTTTCATTTAATTCCTGAAGAAGAGATTCTTGAGCTCATAAGAAATAAGCCGACTGAGTTAGATCTGTTATTAACTGGACGCTATGCGTCAGATAAGATAAAGGATTTGGCTGATACGGTCAGTGAAGTGATGGAAATTAAACACCATTATAATGAAGGAATTAAAGGGCGAGCTGGCATTGAATATTAA